The genomic window TAATAATCCTATGTGTAAAGCAGTATCTAGACAGCCAGTCACTAATAATCCTATGTGTAAAGCAGTATCTAGACAGCCAGTCACTAATAATCCTATGTGTAAAGCAGTATCTAGACAGCCAGTCACTAATAATCCTATGTGTAAAGCAGTATCTAGACAGTCAGTCACTAATATCACAAAATACCTGGGCTGGTTATCAATCCGTTTTAAATATTGATATTATACTGCAATTTGGAAGCAAACTGAAGCTTTAAATAATGCTACAATTGAACAGTAAACCTAACCACAGAATGATGGATTGGATTGAGAGACAAAACActactagctagctatgtttagGAAGTTACAGTTTACTGGGCTGGATACTTACCGACAACATCGACCTCAGAGGCTCCAGACCCCCTCATCCGGAGATACATGAGGCCGAGCAGGAGGAAGAACAGGCAGGCGGCCATGAGCAGGAACATGGACAGGTAGTGGGCACTGAACCCCCAACCACCGGTGGACGACCCAACCTCCTCCCGCTTAAATTGCTGGAGCAGCTCATCCTCCGGTACCGTGTGCTTCTGCTTGAGACTCGACTGGCTGTAGGCATGGTTGGGACCGCTATGATTTGAATGGTTGGGTCGGTAGGTAGCGGATAGACTGTTGTAGTTGGAGAATCGCGGTCTCAGGCCGATGTTGAatcggctgctgctgctgctgctggtggcgCCATCCCCGCTGTCGATGTGGTTTTTATTGTAGGCGGAGGATGGGGAATTGTTGCCGCTGCTTTCCCCGGGGCTGCCGCGGTCGCTCTCCCCCATCAAAGCCGACACGTAGATGGTCCCCCTGGGGCAATGGCGTCGCAGCAAGCTCCCGCTCAGGGACGATTCGCCAGGGCCTCGTttctttccctcttcctcctcctcctcttcctcctccccccggCCTCCCATCATGTCTAGTCGACTCCTACTAGCGCCAGGCGTGTCGTTTAGCCTGATTGCCATGCCGCCAGTGGTTTCCTGTCCGCTCTCTGACCCCCTGGCACTTCTGTAGGGCGACGGCTTGGAGGAGTGACTCCGTCTGGAGTAGTGTTGCTGTGTACGCCGGTCTCGTTGACGGTCCTGCTCAGATATTATCcccccttcttcctcttcctccgaATCTGAGTAATCACCGACTTTCTTACTACTGGCGTTCAGTGAATAAGACGCCCTGTTCCCATTCAGAGACCgactgtctctctccgtctccccttGAAAATCGTCGTCTTCTTCGGGCTCTTCGTCGTAACACTTCACTTCCGCGGCCCGCGAGACCTCGAGGCTCGATTTTCCCCGGTCCACCCAACTGAGAGAACCGGGTCCGCTTCTCCTCCCCTCCAGCAGCCCGGCGGGAGAGGAGTTGTTACTGCTGGTACTCACAGCGACTCCCAGGCTCTTCCGAGTGGCGGTAGCAGCTCCCGTTGTAGGCCTGATCGGTTGTTGTTGATACGCGGAACCTCGGTCTCTCCTACCGCTGTGGTTCGCTCCTCGTTTTTTCTTCGGGTCCTCTACGTCCGATTCGTCCGAACTAAAACCCAATACGAACTTCCCCGCTCCACCAATTCGCTTTTCGTTCAGGACCGGTCGACCACCGGGGCTCCGGGGCGTGACGTCACGGCTAGCTGGCCTGGCTCCGCATCCCGAAGCTCCCGCCGCTGTGTAGCTGCCGTTACCACCGCTACTACTGTTGTTGTTGATACTGccgctgtttcggtttttccccGCTCTGGTTCCTCCTTTCTGTTGTTGTTCCTCGCGTAGTTTCTTTAGTTTTTTCAAATAAACCGGTCTCGTATTCTCGGAGACCGGGCCTGGAGTGAATCCAAAGCTCTTTAACTCAGAGAAAAGCTCATCGTCCGTTAGCTGCGCCGTCGCCATCTTTactcggagggggggggggaaaaaaaactcaaAGCTGTAACGGAAGTGACgaactaatagtaaaaaaaaatcaaaataaaacCGTATCCTGAGTCAGTCAGCTGTCTACAGGCAGGGGGCAGGCGTCTCAATGACCTGCTATAAGAACAGTCACGTATAAAAGAGTAGGTTATATCTAGTGTCTGACAGAGTTGTAAAATGGGTCGTTTTATAAACACATTGTTTTATTGATTTTGGAGGTTTACCTCGTATTGAAGGCTAAAGGTTGATCCAATCAAATACATGGTTGGTGATTTTCCGCATCTCGCTACTGTAGATTCGATGTTTGTTTAGTCACGTACTCAGGGTCGCAGATGTAGTTTCAgtgtacagtgaaatacttaagcGCCCGAGCTCCAACGGCGCATAATTCCTGTAATAGTCTATAGGAATCTATAGCCTATTATTTATTGTGTATTGTGAGTACTGTAGACTGTTTTTGCATAAACCACCTAACGATATGGTAAAAGGCCTAGtacatttttatgtatttatttttgtatttcacattttatttaaccaagtaggctagctgagaacaagttctcaattacaactgcgacctggccaagataaagcaaagcagtgcgacacgaacaacaacacagagttacacatggaataaaaaaacatacagtcaataatacagtagaaaaactcTATATATAATGTGTGCATACATACTATATGAGACTGTCTTGTCACCTCACATACTGTAGGCATGTCATGTCACCTTTAGACCAGATGAGGGTATGATTATGTGTGGAATAGGGTTGTAGGAAAGGCAGTCTACATTCATTGGAAGTTCACAAATAAGAATTTCATGATTAATACAGGTTATAGGTCTACTGGTTTGAAAAATTATATTTTAGGAGTTTTTTtatggaaaaatatatatatatatatatttttaaatgtaaccttcatttaactagggaagtcattaattaattaattaagaatgaaaaaaaacaaacattttatacTCAGTGCAGCCTCTTCCGTAATCTAGTGATATTGATTTTAAATATTTAATCATGAATAACACCAATTGTCATTGACAAAACTCTGTTGGAATGCAATAAAATAACACGTCTGGCATTTCTGCATTTCTCGCCCGTTTCCACTCGAACAGCTCAGTATTACCATCCTGTAGAATATGGGCCCCAGGTGACATACCACAATCTGAAGTGTTTATCTTGGAGAGTTTATGGGCCTTATAAGACAAAGACCACACAGGGAGATGATTTGTCTTGAAGCCCTCCCGTCCCCATCCCTCGTCCCTCCACCCGTTTCCTCTTCCTATTTTGGAGGCTTGAATTGAGTCAATGCAACAAACACATTTTTGTTTCATGAGAATAGGTCCGCTAGCTACATCATGCAATTCTCATCACCATGTTAATATTTTGTAGGCTATAATTTATAATGAttgttatgttgttttttttactggGATTCGTCAGAAAAACGGATGTGTGGGTAAAAATTAAATGAAAAAATTAAATCAGGGAAAGATTAGACCCCTACTCAGACCAATAAATAAGTATTTATAGTGCCAGTTGTTTGTCAACATGTTACGCCATTTACTTCCTATCGCATTAATCAACAGGCAGGCATAGCCTAACTAAATGTGCACCAACTCTTTACTTCCCATGTCCCACTGCGCCACCGTGTGGCCGCATACCCTCCCTGCAGCGCCCGCTGTGTACAAGTAGCTTGCGACGTAGCGCAGGCGTCTCACTGTCAATGAAAGAGGCTCACTCACGGCATACCAGACTTGAGTACAGTGGCAAACTctgcatacacagacacacaatttaACTACGAGGAGAGCCGAACGGAGATACATTTACAATTTAAAGGGTTAGATTTGAGAGGCTTGCAACTCAGGATGGCTACCGAGACAGCCTCTGTTCTTCTGTCCCCCATCAAAACGTGCTTTCTTCTACTTTTGGGTGGTTTGATGTCCAAAGCTGCGCAGGAGCAGCAGGGAAGTTTGTACATGTGGATTGATGCCAACCAAGCCAGAATCCTAATTGGTAAGTAGCGTTTATTTTTCAATTAATCCAATGTTACAGTGTCACTTGAATTAGCTTATTAAATAGAAAATATGTATTGTAACTTTAAAGGTTAAAGGGTTGAGTTACATACACTGTGACCCCTATTATATTGGACTGAGTTAAACTTTGTAGACACCCCCATGCGCTTTCGCATGTGTTTTTAAATGCTCTTGTTGAAATGccagtgtgtgttattgtgcAGGTTTTGAGGAGGATATCTTGATCGTGTCAGAGGGAAAGATGGCTCCATTCACAACGGACTTCAGAAAGGCCCAGCAGAGGATGCCTGCGATACCTGTCAATATCCAGAACGTCAACTTCACCTGGCAAGCTACTGAACAGGTAGGAGACGGTGATCGGGTCACATTAGTCTATAGGCCTACTTTCATTTGAAAAGAGGAAAATGTGTGTATTTGATTCCATCTATTGTAATACTTTTAGTGGTCATCGATAGGCTTTATCAAAGGCTATTGATCTGAGAACATGCGCGTAATTGTAGCCAGTGCGCAATGCGGTGACTAGTGCGCAATTCATTTTGTTTTTAGAAAATAATGATAAAGGTTGTTTTTCTTATTATTTTGAATGGATAGGTTAATAGCCAATGTTTAGTATGCATTGATTAACCACATTATGCATTTAAAAAACGAACTTCAAATGAAGAATGTCTTTGAAATTATTGTCTCGGTAAAGATCAATAAACTAGACAAGAGCCACTGACTATCCCCCACACTTAAAACCTTCATTCAAAAACTAGTCCACATTTCTTCTGAACTATTGTTTCTCACGCTTTCCCAACATCAAAGGCCCAATTCTGATCAAACAACCTCGCaattttgaggtttaaaaagaaGCCTAAGCGCGCGGTAGCAGTAGATGATTGATTTTAAAAGAGATTTAGCTTGAGCTCTCTGACCAGTTTCCTTTTTTTAATATTGTAATTCCCATCTCTTGCGGTATTTTACATGTCGGTGTCGTGGACCTGCCGCCACGGATCAAAGCGCCGGGGCGCCGCCAGGCCGCATCTAGGACATGTGCAAAACATCTGGTCCATCTGCTTTTGAAAACATTGGTCAAATTCTCAGACGCGTGCCAGACCCATCCCGCGTTCTTTATTGGAactgagaaggagaagaaggttCCATTTGGAATCGCTTTTTTTGCAATGGTGTCCTTGTTCATAAGCTTTGTTATGAGAACAGCTTTGGGAATAACAGTCAGTGCAGTGGCAAAATTATATTATTTatctacacacaaaaaaatgccTTTCAAACAAGTCTTCTCTCTCCTATAAGTGATTTGGTAACCTACTGTTGAGGCCGTTGGACAATATTGACATGTATGTATAACACACATAAAACGGTTATAAACTATTGATGCTAATCATGTAATGAGGATGCAAATAAATGTACCCTCTTTTATGTTCAAAGACATTGAGCTTCATGAAGACTTCACAAGGAGCCTaggctatatttatttatttattcattcatttatttatatacagtaccagtcaaaggtttggacacacctactcattcaagggttctagaacaccgactcattcaagggttctagaacaccgactcattcaagggtttttctttattttttactattttctacactgtagaatactagtgaagtcatcaaaactatgaaataagtaacccaaaaagttttaaatcaaaatatatgttatgttttagattctacaaagtagccactctttgccttgatgtcagctttgcactcttcgcattctctcaaccagcttcacctggaatgcttttccaacagttttgaaggagttcccacgtataCTGAGTACTTCACTAtgctgtccaactcattccaaaccatctcaattgagttgaggtcgggtgattgtggaggccaggtcatctgatgcagcactccatcactctccttcttggtcaaaaatcccttacacagcctggaggtgtgttgggtcattgtcctgttgaaaaacaaatgatagtctcagcgcaaaccagatgggatggcgtatcactgcagaatgctgtgatggccttgctggttaagtgtgccttgaattctaaatagatcagacagtgtcaccagcaaagcacccccacaccatcacacctcctcctccatgcttcacggtgggaaccactcatgcagagatcatctgttcatcgactctgcgtctcacaaagatacggaggttggaaccaaaaatctcaaatttggactcaccagaccaaagcacatatttccatgtctaaagtccattgcttgtgtttcttggcccaaccaagtctcttcttcttattggtgtcctttagtagtgttttttttttttttttgcagaaatttgaccatgaaggcctgattcacacagtctcctctgaacagttgatgttgagatgtgtctgttacttgaactctgtgaagcatttatttgggctgcaatttctgaggctggtaaactctaatgaacttatcctctgcatcagaggtaactctgggtcttactttcctgtggcggtcctcatgagagccagtttcatcacagtgcttgatggtttttgagactgcacttgaagaaatgttccaaattcttgacattttccagattgactgaccttcatgtcttaaagtaatgatggacagtcattgctctttgcttatttgagctgttcttgccataatatggacttggtcttttaccaaatagggctatcttctgtataccacccctaccttgtcacaacacaaccgattggctcaaacgcattaagaaggaaagaaattccacaaatcaacttttaagaaggcacacctgttaattaaaaataattccaggtgactaactcatgaagctggttgagagagtgccaatagtgtgcaaagctgtcatcaaggcaaagggtggttactttgaggaatataaaatatattttgatttgtttaacactattttttggttactacatgattccatatgtgttatttcatagttttgatgtcttcactattattctacgaaaataataaagaaaaatcctggaatgactaggtgtgtccaaacttttgactggtactgtacatatatatacttTTATATACCCCCACCCCCATATACCCCCACCCCCACAGATAGGCCGGGCCcccccagatagcatatgaacCAGTGGACGCTGCAgatgggaggacggctcataataatggctggaatggagcctAAATGAATCAGGAATGTGCAGGGACGGCTATACCATAAAGGACCCCTGTTTATGTCCTCTTTACATGTAGTGCAACAAGGCCACTCACTCATAGTGGAAAGTTCTCTACTTTTTGGTAGGTTTACACAAACAATATTGAAATCACCATCGTCACAACCATAAACTGTCAAATCCATCTGCCTTATAGAATATgaattttggatataaaatatttttacatTTAATTATGTTTTAGGTTCATAAAACAAACTGATGGGAAAACTAAATTGCTACTGTGTATACATACCACTTGAGTAAAGAAAACTCACTTTTTGTTAACTCCGTAAAACATGAGCTCTTTCAGAATGTTGTCTAACATCCAGGTGGGAACTGTTTTGGTCCACCAGACACTCACTGGCGTACCAGACACTCACTGGCGTACCTGGCGTACACTCACTGgcgtgtaggtagaccttaataaccaacaggtgtaggtagaccttaataaccaacaggtgtaggtagaccttaataaccaacaggtgtaggtagaccttaataaccaacaggtgtaggtagaccttaataaccaacaggtgtaggtagaccttaataaccaacaggtgtaggtagaccttaataaccaacaggtgtaggtagaccttaataaccaacaggtgtaggtagaccttaataaccaacaggtgtaggtagaccttaataaccaacaggtgtaggtagaccttaataaccaacaggtgtaggtagaccttaataaccaacaggtgtaggtagaccttaataaccaacaggtgtaggtagaccttaataaccaacaggtgtaggtagaccttaataaccaacaggtgtaggtagtccttaataaccaacaggtgtaggtagaccttaataaccaacaggtgtaggtagaccttaataaccaacaggtgtaggtagaccttaataaccaacaggtgtaggtagaccttaataaccaacaggtgtaggtagaccttaataaccaacaggtgtaggtagaccttaataaccaacaggtgtaggtagaccttattaaccaacaggtgtaggtagaccttaataaccaacaggtgtaggtagaccttaataaccaacaggtgtaggtagaccttaataaccaacaggtgtaggtagaccttaataaccaacaggtgtaggtagaccttaataaccaacaggtgtaggtagaccttaataaccaacaggtgtaggtagaccttaataaccaacaggtgtaggtagaccttaataaccaacaggtgtaggtagaccttaataaccaacaggtgtaggtagaccttaataaccaacaggtgtaggtagtccttaataaccaacaggtgtaggtagaccttaataaccaacaggtgtaggtagaccttaataaccaacaggtgtaggtagaccttaataaccaacaggtgtaggtagaccttaataaccaacaggtgtaggtagaccttaataaccaacaggtgtaggtagaccttattaaccaacaggtgtaggtagaccttaataaccaacaggtgtaggtagaccttaataaccaacaggtgtaggtagaccttaataaccaacaggtgtaggtagtccttaataaccaacaggtgtaggtagtccttaataaccaacaggtgtaggtagaccttaataaccaacaggtgtaggtagaccttaataaccaacaggtgtaggtagaccttaataaccaacaggtgtaggtagaccttaataaccaacaggtgtaggtagaccttaataaccaacaggtgtaggtagaccttaataaccaacaggtgtaggtagaccttaataaccaacaggtgtaggtagaccttaataaccaacaggtgtaggtagtccttaataaccaacaggtgtaggtagaccttaataaccaacaggtgtaggtagaccttaataaccaacaggtgtaggtagaccttaataaccaacaggtgtaggtagaccttaataaccaacaggtgtaggtagaccttaataaccaacaggtgtaggtagaccttaataaccaacaggtgtaggtagaccttaataaccaacaggtgtaggtagaccttaataaccaacaggtgtaggtagaccttacagtgaaaatgCTTACTGATGAGTCCTtattaaccaacaggtgtaggtagaccttaataaccaacaggtgtaggtagtccttaataaccaacaggtgtaggtagaccttaataaccaacaggtgtaggtagaccttaataaccaacaggtgtaggtagaccttaataaccaacaggtgtaggtagaccttaataaccaacaggtgtaggtagaccttaataaccaacaggtgtaggtagtccttaataaccaacaggtgtaggtagaccttaataaccaacaggtgtaggtagaccttaataaccaacaggtgtaggtagaccttaataaccaacaggtgtaggtagaccttattaaccaacaggtgtaggtagaccttattaaccaacaggtgtaggtagaccttaataaccaacaggtgtaggtagaccttaataaccaacaggtgtaggtagaccttaataaccaacaggtgtaggtagaccttaataaccaacaggtgtaggtagaccttaataaccaacaggtgtaggtagtccttaataaccaacaggtgtaggtagtccttaataaccaacaggtgtaggtagaccttaataaccaacaggtgtaggtagaccttaataaccaacaggtgtaggtagaccttaataaccaacaggtgtaggtagaccttaataaccaacaggtgtaggtagaccttaataaccaacaggtgtaggtagaccttattaaccaacaggtgtaggtagaccttaataaccaacaggtgtaggtagaccttaataaccaacaggtgtaggtagtccttaataaccaacaggtgtaggtagaccttaataaccaacagtTGTATgtagaccttaataaccaacaggtgtaggtagaccttaataaccaacaggtgtaggtagccGATGCGAAATGGCtaactagttagcggtggtgcgtgctagtggcgtttcaatcggtgacgtcacttgctctgagaccttgaggtagtggttcccctttgctctgcaagggccgtggcttttgttgagcgatgggtaacgatgcttcgtgggtgttggttgttgatgtgtgcagagcgtccctggttcgcgcccgggtatgggcgagggcacggtctaaagttatactgttacatgtaggtagaccttacagtgaaaatgTTTACTgatgagcccttaaccaacaggtgtaggtagaccttaataaccaacaggtgtaggtagaccttacagtgaaaatgCTTACTgatgagcccttaaccaacaaaaaaaTGAACATAAGAACACGATTGTTTAAGAGCCCATAAAACGACAGCCATCTTTTATTCAAAGCAGGAGACCCACAAGCTCTGGGGGCCCACGCAAATGTCATCAATgtctatttatttaatttttttaaattaataaataattttgacagtaaccctcaaaaaaaaaaaatcattcatAAACCGTTTTAATTTCCATATGTACTTGGAAGCTTAAGTGTATGTTTCTTGGGCTTCAGGAATGTGACTGAAACAATGAAAAAAGGAAAACAGATTGAAAGTATAAGGGGATATCAGTGAACAAACGCCGTGATCGAAGCTACGAAGACGCCA from Oncorhynchus mykiss isolate Arlee chromosome 15, USDA_OmykA_1.1, whole genome shotgun sequence includes these protein-coding regions:
- the LOC110511321 gene encoding inner nuclear membrane protein Man1-like, with protein sequence MATAQLTDDELFSELKSFGFTPGPVSENTRPVYLKKLKKLREEQQQKGGTRAGKNRNSGSINNNSSSGGNGSYTAAGASGCGARPASRDVTPRSPGGRPVLNEKRIGGAGKFVLGFSSDESDVEDPKKKRGANHSGRRDRGSAYQQQPIRPTTGAATATRKSLGVAVSTSSNNSSPAGLLEGRRSGPGSLSWVDRGKSSLEVSRAAEVKCYDEEPEEDDDFQGETERDSRSLNGNRASYSLNASSKKVGDYSDSEEEEEGGIISEQDRQRDRRTQQHYSRRSHSSKPSPYRSARGSESGQETTGGMAIRLNDTPGASRSRLDMMGGRGEEEEEEEEEGKKRGPGESSLSGSLLRRHCPRGTIYVSALMGESDRGSPGESSGNNSPSSAYNKNHIDSGDGATSSSSSSRFNIGLRPRFSNYNSLSATYRPNHSNHSGPNHAYSQSSLKQKHTVPEDELLQQFKREEVGSSTGGWGFSAHYLSMFLLMAACLFFLLLGLMYLRMRGSGASEVDVVVKNHPFGSEFDSSYDKTEKDTILKLLLNLHDHLAHIAGQHDCTAPEQQQANRSLSLKEASDYLLQQNEQYRHWVLLALEWIIRTGEDVGIRLIGDNPEEAVADVSEVTRLESTHPKMSFSCRFRRAFFTVIHRVLLILTVIGLVWAVFYYMKYRWRREEEETRQMYDMVERIIGVLRIHNASCQENNDLQPYLPIPHVRDSLVQPQDRKKLKKVWDRAVTFLSANESRIRTESQRIGGADFLVWRWLQPSLSCDQISLVPSKVWQGKAFPLDRRNSPPNSLTPCLKIRNMFDPVMEVGENWHLAIHEAILEKCCDNDGIVHIAVDKNSREGCVYVKCLSAEHSGKAFKALHGSWFDGKLVTVKYLRLDRYHQRFPQAQGCTTSLKPSNTYMNTMSRLRHHTSPDSSSNTNSLGFS